From Verrucomicrobiota bacterium, a single genomic window includes:
- a CDS encoding cytidine deaminase encodes MANISKKDLIEAAFRARRRAVAPYSKFKVGAALLTKPGKIITGANVESASYGLTCCAERVALFKALTEGHTHFAAIAVVARVPGGPMPCGACRQLLAEYAADAVVLVADSRSLRQIRRFSVRNLLPAAFVKVPRRSA; translated from the coding sequence TTTCGAGCGCGCCGACGCGCGGTTGCTCCGTATTCGAAGTTCAAAGTCGGTGCCGCCTTGCTTACGAAGCCGGGGAAAATCATCACCGGCGCGAATGTGGAGAGTGCCAGTTACGGTTTGACCTGTTGCGCGGAGCGAGTGGCGCTCTTCAAGGCGTTGACCGAAGGCCACACGCACTTTGCTGCCATTGCCGTCGTGGCGCGCGTGCCGGGAGGACCGATGCCGTGCGGTGCCTGCCGGCAGCTTTTGGCGGAATATGCGGCGGACGCGGTGGTGTTGGTCGCAGACAGCCGGTCGTTGCGCCAGATAAGGCGGTTTTCAGTAAGGAATTTGTTGCCGGCTGCGTTTGTCAAAGTTCCGAGACGGTCTGCGTGA